The Lytechinus pictus isolate F3 Inbred chromosome 10, Lp3.0, whole genome shotgun sequence genome includes a window with the following:
- the LOC129270516 gene encoding bromo and FHA domain-containing protein DDB_G0267958-like has translation MGSAKSRTRTAVDEDDFDHSSETRKTCCFAGIRKSFSKGKRCRGDGNNRCGIDSFHYDDYDDTNGDDDVDGDGDVHDDNDDDCGGVVIYDHGDGVGGGDGDDDDDDDEEKEEFMTEQKPMTQPQMAYGISSGDGIDDATLISNYSCHQSLVTLVRSAASLEPRSLHDSWSAPAVLGQDCHQFLMPPAESDVESVVSDIEQGNDDDGDADIESNDDVNTDSLISLVYYDSECDLYIVDNEAEIDNEDDVAESSDDETISLTDRTPLMAMEYHHVDVIDETITDEEDENTYSIYSPSGSEGDFDVTSDNGMTSQIFEVDVFIGKILAVFVTFLIWAFIRSSFSVIYQRGVQFIHDLVTVEEETAVVVHGETEDRTPQGHQNRYPGSILAYVRNAVHGVYQTGLRFVQDIMFREDGEVEREEEEEQEVEAEETEKDDEEGSEDEEDDDDTEEEESDNGDEHGRENDGMLERERRWRRRRRHIRRRRIRRIAVGCCEEEGGGGEG, from the exons ATGGGCTCTGCTAAATCCAGAACCCGAACCGCAGTTGACGAAGATGATTTCGATCATTCTTCTGAGACAAGAAAGACCTGCTGCTTTGCAGGAATCAGGAAATCCTTCAGCAAGGGCAAGAGG tgtagaggTGATGGTAATAATAGATGTggtattgatagttttcactacgatgattatgatgatactaatggtgatgatgatgttgatggtgatggtgatgttcatgatgataacgatgatgattgtggtggtgttGTGATttatgatcatggtgatggtgttggtggtggtgatggtgatgatgatgatgatgatgatgaagagaaagaagaatttATGACAGAG CAAAAACCGATGACACAGCCTCAAATGGCATATGGCATCAGCAGTGGTGACGGCATCGATGACGCCACTCTGATCAGCAACTACTCCTGCCATCAGTCATTGGTCACTTTGGTCAGATCAGCCGCCAGTCTTGAGCCAAGATCACTTCATGATTCTTGGTCTGCACCTGCTGTACTTGGTCAGGATTGTCACCAGTTCTTGATGCCACCAGCA GAGAGCGATGTCGAATCAGTTGTATCTGACATCGAGCAAGGGaacgacgatgatggtgatgccgACATCGAATCCAACGATGATGTCAACACGGACTCGCTCATTAGTCTTGTGTATTACGATAGTGAAT GCGACTTGTACATTGTTGACAATGAAGCCGAGATCGACAACGAGGATGACGTCGCAGAGTCGAGTGATGATGAGACCATCTCACTGACAGACCGGACACCATTGATGGCCATGGAGTATCATCATGTTGACGTCATCGATGAAACGATCACGGATGAAGAGG ATGAGAACACCTATAGCATCTACTCTCCATCTGGCTCAGAGGGGGATTTTGACGTCACCAGTGACAAtggtatgacgtcacaaattttTGAGGTTGATGTCTTCATTGGGAAGATCCTGGCTGTGTTTGTGACCTTCCTAATCTGGGCCTTCATCCGTTCATCGTTCTCTGTCATCTACCAGCGCGGTGTCCAGTTCATCCACGACCTCGTGACGGTCGAAGAGGAAACGGCCGTGGTCGTGCATGGGGAAACAGAAGATCGCACTCCCCAAG GCCATCAAAACCGATATCCTGGCTCCATCTTGGCTTACGTCCGCAACGCAGTCCATGGCGTCTACCAGACCGGACTCCGGTTCGTCCAGGATATCATGTTTAGGGAGGATGGGGAGGTGGAgagggaggaggaagaggagcaGGAGGTGGAGGCGGAGGAAACAGAGAAAGATGACGAGGAGGGCAGTGAAGATGAGGAGGACGATGACGACACTGAAGAAGAGGAAAGCGACAACGGGGATGAACATGGGAGAGAAAATGACGGAATgttggagagagaaagaagatggagaaggagaaggaggcatataagaaggaggaggatAAGGAGGATAGCTGTTGGGTGCtgtgaagaagaaggaggaggaggagaaggttGA